ATTAATCTAGGTATGCTAATTATAGCTTTCACTACTTCCTCTAAAGCAACTAAAGCTAAAACTATATGAACTAGAAATTCAAAAACTAAAGGTACTGCTACTAACCATACTGATGCCATTTCTAGCAACATAGAAAACTTGGTATCTCTCCCCATCTCTTAAAACACCAACAATTATAGTACCATTAAACATTTTGATGAATCACTATTAATTCCAAAAATCATAAATATGTATAGGAAAAACACCTGATTTGCAAGACCTACCCAAGCAATACTAGCATTACCAAGTTACTAATCATTAGTGTACCAATCATATTCAACGAAGAAGTTATTAAATTTTGCAAAGCAATTGGAACTGCAATTGCCAACATTACCTTTAAAAACTTCCTATCTTTCTATATAGTTTTTTCCATTAAATCTTCCATCTCCTAGTAATCATATAACTATAACAACAATTATGATTCTATCATATTACTTACATTTGAAAAAGTCCCCTAAGTTAATAGAGGACTAGATTATACTTTTATTCTTCTTTCAAAATAGCTTCTCTTTTTAAATCTTCTTCCTTTACAGATTTACCAAATAACCTAATAAACCCTACAAGTATAGCCGTACCTATTAATAGTATTACTATAGGATGAACTGGTAAAAATCCTGCTAATATATAACTAAAACCGGAAACAATTGCTACAGCCATGGCATAAGGCATTTGCGTCTTTACATGGTCTAAATGATCTGCTCCTGAAGCCATAGATGACATTATGGTAGTATCTGATATTGGAGAACAATGATCCCCAAATATAGCACCAGATAATACAGTTCCTAAGACGACATTCATCATATTAGGATCTCCTCCTTTTTGTACAAAAGCATAGGCCATTGGAATTGCTAATGGTATAACTATTGCCATAGTTCCCCAAGCAGTCCCTGTTGCAAAAGAAATTAATGCTGATAGGAAAAATATAATTACAGGTAAGATAGCAAAGGGGATTGTATCTGAAACCTGTCCTACTAAAAATTCAGCCGTTCCCACATCTCCTGTAACGCTTCCAAGGGACCAAGCCAATACTAATATCATACAAGCCATTACCATAGATTTTGCACCAGCTACCCAAGAATCCATAGCTTCATCAACAGTAAATATCTTTTGTACCACTCCCATTACCACAGCAACAATACTTGACACAATAGAAGCCCATAATAAAACAATACTGGAGTCTGAATTCCCAAAACAAATTCTCAGCCCTTCCATAGTAAAAGGATTTACAGTCTCTTCAGTTAAGGTATAGCCATTGTACCAGAGACCTATAAATGCTATTATAATTAAAGTAAGTATCGGGACAATAGCATTAGATGCTTTTAGCTTAATATCTTTTCTAACTTCCATATCTGTAATTTCGTCACTAGTCATAGGTTTAGCTTTCTTAGCATTTAACCTTCCTGTTAACCTAGCCCTTTTCTCTGCTTCATACATTGGACCGAAATCTCTTTCTAACAATATTAATGTTAAAACAAATATTAATGCAAAAATACAATAATAACTATAAGGAAGAGTCTTCAAAAAAACACCATAATAATTAGCCTCAATATCCAATTGTTGATAGACATTTCTAATTACACCGATTTCATATCCCACCCAGGTTGAAATCAAAGCAAGTCCTACAACAGGTGCCGCTGTTGAATCAACAATGTAAGAAAACTTCTCCTTAGAAACCTTGTTCTTGTCAGTTAAAGGCCTCATAGTAGGTCCAACAATTAGTGTATTAGCATAATCATCAAAAAACACTAGTATTCCAAGTATCCAAGTATAAAGTTGGGCGGTTTTAGGATTTTTAGCCTTTTTCCCTAACGCTTCTGCAATCGCCATAGTTCCACCCATTTTGTTCACTACTCCAACCATTCCACCTATAGCTAATAAAAAGATAATTATAGATGCATTCCAGGAATCTGACAAAGAACCTACTAGATAATTATCAAGAGTTCTTAAGAAACCATAAAATGGATTCCAACCTGCCAACATTGTGGCACCAACAAAAATTCCTAAAAATAGTGAAATTAATACTTGTTTTGTTATAAATGCTAGGACAATAGCTAGTAATGGAGGTAAAATTGATAACCAACCAAAGTCAACAGATGTTTCCCCTTCTGCAAAAACTGGTAAGGAAAATGTTAAAGTTAACAAAAAAACTAAAATCATAATTCTTTTTCTATTCACAATATCCCTCCTTGTAGTTCTTTACATAAGTTTACCATTGTCATTAAGGCTATACAATAAATATTTTCTTACATTTTTCATCATGTCTTTTCTTATTGTCTAATCTTTAGACAGTTTAATATTAAATTAGCAATTAAATGTCAAAATTTTCACACCATTGAAAGTAAAAAACCATCCATTTCTGGATAGTTTCTATTACTTCTATATTAATCCTGTATATTTTTAAACCCATCACCTAATACTTCATTTACATGATTTACCGTTATAAAAGCATTTCCATCTACATCTTTTATAAAGTTTTTAAGCCGGATAAAATCTTTTCTATCTACTACAGTTACAAGCACTTCTTTTTTGCTATCAGTAAATGCTCCCTTTGCCTCATATAAAGTAGCTCCTCTTTCTAAGTTAGTAACTATATAATCCTTTATATCATTGTTATAATCACTAACTATATTAACCTCTTTATATATATTTAATCCTTCAATGGTTGCATCTACTAAAAATCCATTTATTATTACTCCAAATAAGGAATACATTCCAAGTTCTGGTCCAAAAGCAAAGCCAGCCATCAATATAATAAAAAGGTCTGAAAATAAAACTCCCTTTCCTAATTCAATACCTAAAAATTTATTTAGTATTTTTGCAATTATATCTGTACCTCCAGTGGAGGCATTTTGATTAAAAACTATTCCCATGCCTATGGCAGATATTAAAATTCCAAAGAATAATTGGATTAAAAGATCCTCTGATATGGGTCCTGTCATGGGAACAACTTTTTCCAACAACAGAACAGAGCCTGAAACTCCTAAACTTGCATAAATTGTTTTAATTCCAAAATTTGCTCCAATAAATATAAAACCTATTATAAATAATAAT
This Tissierellales bacterium DNA region includes the following protein-coding sequences:
- a CDS encoding YitT family protein; the protein is MNKKIKEYLLITIGMVMVAAGMYFFLMPNNLAVGGANGIAVVLHYFIPSMSVGFLMILINILLFIIGFIFIGANFGIKTIYASLGVSGSVLLLEKVVPMTGPISEDLLIQLFFGILISAIGMGIVFNQNASTGGTDIIAKILNKFLGIELGKGVLFSDLFIILMAGFAFGPELGMYSLFGVIINGFLVDATIEGLNIYKEVNIVSDYNNDIKDYIVTNLERGATLYEAKGAFTDSKKEVLVTVVDRKDFIRLKNFIKDVDGNAFITVNHVNEVLGDGFKNIQD
- a CDS encoding Na+/H+ antiporter NhaC family protein encodes the protein MNRKRIMILVFLLTLTFSLPVFAEGETSVDFGWLSILPPLLAIVLAFITKQVLISLFLGIFVGATMLAGWNPFYGFLRTLDNYLVGSLSDSWNASIIIFLLAIGGMVGVVNKMGGTMAIAEALGKKAKNPKTAQLYTWILGILVFFDDYANTLIVGPTMRPLTDKNKVSKEKFSYIVDSTAAPVVGLALISTWVGYEIGVIRNVYQQLDIEANYYGVFLKTLPYSYYCIFALIFVLTLILLERDFGPMYEAEKRARLTGRLNAKKAKPMTSDEITDMEVRKDIKLKASNAIVPILTLIIIAFIGLWYNGYTLTEETVNPFTMEGLRICFGNSDSSIVLLWASIVSSIVAVVMGVVQKIFTVDEAMDSWVAGAKSMVMACMILVLAWSLGSVTGDVGTAEFLVGQVSDTIPFAILPVIIFFLSALISFATGTAWGTMAIVIPLAIPMAYAFVQKGGDPNMMNVVLGTVLSGAIFGDHCSPISDTTIMSSMASGADHLDHVKTQMPYAMAVAIVSGFSYILAGFLPVHPIVILLIGTAILVGFIRLFGKSVKEEDLKREAILKEE